ATCTTAGGCGGAGGGAATTTTTATGGAGTACTTCCTTATGAAGGTCGATATGATGCTTCTCAGCTGTGGTGGCTTCATCCTACAGGAAAAAATGGCTTTGAAGTTATACCACCAATTCTTTCTCAGTTTTATTTGACTGGCGAAGTCAGGGATATCAAAACTGTTCGTTCTGTAAATAGAACCCAATACCTGGCCATTGCCCGCAATAATGATAGCGTAAAGCTTTTCCGGTAGTACATTAATAAACGGGGTAACAAATCTTTGTCTGCCATTTTGATGTGTCGCTTTCGGTGCAACGGTTGATTAAAGGTATTTCGTAGGGGATGCTCGCTTCTTCTATATTTCGGTCTAGGATGTAATTCCTTAAATTCAGGTAGCCCCTTTGAATAGAAGCTGGCCCTCCTTGTACAATGCCCGTCAGTAATTTGCTGGGGTTGATCTTTTTCATTTGTAAGCCACTAATAGAAGATGGCCTTACTTGCACTGATATGCCAGCCATAACCGTATACTTATCACCCTCTTGGCGTTGAGATAACATAGTAGTACCGCTATTTTTAATAGTAGCGAGTTGCAATTCTTGTTGTAATCTTTCCATTAATTGGCAGATCATTTCAGTAGTGGGTATTGAAACGAAATCCTGCGATACGGTAGCAATCAACGTATCTGTTATTCTAAAAGACTCAATTTGTAAGCCATAGGTATTTTGGGTTTGGCTTACATAGGAAGCAATGTTCTTTGTAAAATTGCTGATCGAATCCTTAAGTCGTTGCAACTGGAAGTAGGTGCTGATTCTATTTATTGGGTTGAAGCCTGTTGCTACCTTCCATTCCCACGCTAAAATTGTAGAATCTACCTTCTCGGTAGGGATGATTTCTAAACTGCCACTTCCTTTTTGATAAGCCGAGTGTAGATTGAAATAAGGAAAGGTTACTTCTGTTATTTTAAATGAAGCATTTTGGATATCATTTGGAAATAGATGTGGAGCGTTTTCTTTGGACTGCTTTAAATTTTTTAAAGTTGTGTAAAGGGATTGGTCAATGGCATGTACATATACTTTACCTGAAATGGATAAAGTACCGGGAATGAAAGTATAGATACTGATCAGTGCAAGTACAATGATCAATATCAATACCAATCTTAGCTTAGATCGTTTAGCCATGTGAGTAAACGTTTGATGCAATACAACCTACTCAATTTTCATCATAATTGCCAGTGCCCATTGCCTTTGGTAGTACAAATCGTTATTTTTAACTGAATACAAACACCTGTTAGCATATGAAGAAGCTGGCTCTTTATATCATTATAACTATTCTATCTATTTCTGCTTTTTCGCAACAGTCAGATACCTGGAAGATAACGGTCAATAAAGTTAATCCTCAAGACTATTATGGTGTTACTGTGGCCAATGGAATGATTGGTATTATTTCATCACCCAATGTGTTGCGTTGTAAGGAGGTGGTCCTAAATGGCGCTTACGACCTATATGGGCGTGGTAGGGTCAGCAATTTCTTGCAAGGCTTTAACCTGGTGAACATGAACCTGGATATTGATGGACGTCGGATCGGTAATGCGGATGTTACCCAAATGCGACAAGTGCTGGATATGAGGCACGCGAGTATAATGACCAGTTTTGACTATGCCGACAAAGCAACTATTACCTATACCTATTATTCCTTGCGTCATCTTCCTTACAATGTATTAGTAGACGTTTCCATCACCGCCAAGAAAAACATTGAAGTAATGCCTGCCAGTGTAATGGAGGCGCCGGATGCTTTACGAGACGTACAGAACTATTATAACCAGATCGATCGCCCACATGTGACCTTGAGCTTGCTGTCTTCAACAGCCAAGAGCCCAACCGGCAAACTAACGTTTGCTTCTTCTACCACCTTTCTCTTTGATGAGCCGCATGGTAGCGAGCCTGAACTGATTCATGAAATGTGGGATAATAACATGCATTTGACCAAGTTTCGCAAACAACTAAAAGCAGGAACCACCTATCATTTTGCTATAGCAGGCGCCTCTATAACATCAGCACACCATGAAGATCCTTTAAATGAGGCTGAGCGCTATGTGATCTATGCTAAGTTGGAAGGAACGAAGCGATTATTGCAAATGCATGCCAATGCCTGGGACAGTCTTTGGAAAAGCGATATTGTCATTGAAGGTGACGATGCGAGCCAGCGAGAAGTGCGATCTGCCATGTACCATTTATACTCCTTTGTTAGAGAAGGTACAGCTTATAGTCCATCACCAATGGGTTTGAGTGGACTGGGGTATAACGGCCACGTATTTTGGGACACTGAGTTATGGATGTTTCCTGCCATGTTGTTATTACATCCGGAAATGGCCAAGAGCATGGTAGAGTACCGTTATCAGCGATTGCAACAGGCGCGACACAATGCATTTGCTCATGGTTTTAAAGGTGCTATGTATCCATGGGAAAGTGCTGCCAGTGGCAATGAAGAAACGCCAGTCTGGGCGCTAAGTGGTCCTTTTGAACATCATATTACTGCCGACGTAGCCATAGCTGCCTGGAATTATTTTGCCGTAACACAAGATACCAGTTGGTTAAAAGAAAAAGGTTTTCCCATTATTATGGAGTGTGCTGATTTCTGGGCCAGTCGTGTAGAGCGCAATGGTTCCGGTAAGTATGATATAAAGAATGTAGTAGCTGCTGATGAATGGGCCGAGAATGTAGATAACAATGCGTTTACAAATGCAGCGGCAAAAGCAAACCTGCAATATGCCATATGGGCTGCCCGCATTTTAAATGTGGTGCCATCCCCCGATTGGGAGGATGTTTATAAGAACATTCCTATATTAAAATTAGAGAACGGTGTAACCGCTGAGCATGCAACGTATAAAGGGGAAAAGATCAAACAGGCTGATGTTAATCTCTTAGCTTATCCTTTAAAAGAGATAACGGACCAACAACAAGTCCGAAAAGATCTAGAGTACTATGAATCAAGGATAGGAGAAGGATCTCCGGCTATGACGCATGCCATATTTGCTTTGTTGTATGCAAGGCTTAAAGAGCCTACAAAAGCCTGGCAGGCCTTTTTGCTGGCACATCAACCCAATAAAAAGAATCCCTTCGGTGTATTAGCTGAAACAGCCGGAGGTAACAACCCTTATTTTGCTACTGGTGCTGGTGGTTTTTTACAATCAATACTAAGTGGATTTGGTGGATTGGATATTACTCCTACAGGTATTGTTCAAGTGCCTTCTGTTTTGCCGCCGGGCTGGAAAAAGCTTACGCTGACTGGTATAGGAGTGAACAAAAAAACGTATATTGTAAGTAA
This genomic interval from Flavisolibacter tropicus contains the following:
- a CDS encoding glycoside hydrolase family 65 protein, whose product is MKKLALYIIITILSISAFSQQSDTWKITVNKVNPQDYYGVTVANGMIGIISSPNVLRCKEVVLNGAYDLYGRGRVSNFLQGFNLVNMNLDIDGRRIGNADVTQMRQVLDMRHASIMTSFDYADKATITYTYYSLRHLPYNVLVDVSITAKKNIEVMPASVMEAPDALRDVQNYYNQIDRPHVTLSLLSSTAKSPTGKLTFASSTTFLFDEPHGSEPELIHEMWDNNMHLTKFRKQLKAGTTYHFAIAGASITSAHHEDPLNEAERYVIYAKLEGTKRLLQMHANAWDSLWKSDIVIEGDDASQREVRSAMYHLYSFVREGTAYSPSPMGLSGLGYNGHVFWDTELWMFPAMLLLHPEMAKSMVEYRYQRLQQARHNAFAHGFKGAMYPWESAASGNEETPVWALSGPFEHHITADVAIAAWNYFAVTQDTSWLKEKGFPIIMECADFWASRVERNGSGKYDIKNVVAADEWAENVDNNAFTNAAAKANLQYAIWAARILNVVPSPDWEDVYKNIPILKLENGVTAEHATYKGEKIKQADVNLLAYPLKEITDQQQVRKDLEYYESRIGEGSPAMTHAIFALLYARLKEPTKAWQAFLLAHQPNKKNPFGVLAETAGGNNPYFATGAGGFLQSILSGFGGLDITPTGIVQVPSVLPPGWKKLTLTGIGVNKKTYIVSK
- a CDS encoding GyrI-like domain-containing protein, giving the protein MAKRSKLRLVLILIIVLALISIYTFIPGTLSISGKVYVHAIDQSLYTTLKNLKQSKENAPHLFPNDIQNASFKITEVTFPYFNLHSAYQKGSGSLEIIPTEKVDSTILAWEWKVATGFNPINRISTYFQLQRLKDSISNFTKNIASYVSQTQNTYGLQIESFRITDTLIATVSQDFVSIPTTEMICQLMERLQQELQLATIKNSGTTMLSQRQEGDKYTVMAGISVQVRPSSISGLQMKKINPSKLLTGIVQGGPASIQRGYLNLRNYILDRNIEEASIPYEIPLINRCTESDTSKWQTKICYPVY